One genomic window of Cinclus cinclus unplaced genomic scaffold, bCinCin1.1 SCAFFOLD_51, whole genome shotgun sequence includes the following:
- the LOC134057576 gene encoding zinc finger protein 239-like, with the protein MDFPFLNLGPMEDEAVRKKNMPPEPQADKELRMETREDKSLQQNLVEEAVWSSSIAQETSEEEKPGRSHMRMGCKHSSWVSEEENQGQRTGQSCSQSSELGFHEHLHDADKPHKCSNCGKSFSKRSSLIWHWRIHMGERPYECGECGKSFSTRFKLIRHQMIHTGERPYECDIRRKRFQTSSNLVMHQRIHTEERPFRCPDCGKGFKYNSRLVSHRRIHTGEMPYECGQCGKCFRTSSELIVHQRIHTGEQPYECDKCSKRFLTSSSLLLHQRIHIEERPFCCPDYGKGFRHNSNLVTHRRIHTGERPYECSECGKSFSQSSHLTKHQWRHH; encoded by the exons atggaTTTCCCATTCCTAAACCTTGGCCCGATGGAGGATGAGGCcgtgaggaagaagaacatgcccccggagccccaggcag acaaggagctgaggatggagaccagggaggacaaatccctgcagcagaaccttgtggaagaggctgtttggagcagctccattgCACAGGAAACCAGCGAGGAGGAAAAGCCCGGGAGATCCCACATGAGGATGGGCTGCAAACACAGTTCTTGGGTATCCGAGGAGGAGAACCAGGGCCAAAGAACcggacagagctgcagccagagctcagagctggggttCCATGAGCATCTTCATGATGCGGATAAGCCCCACAAGTGTTCAAattgtgggaagagcttcagcaagaGATCCTCCCTGATCTGGcactggagaatccacatgGGGGAACggccctatgagtgtggggaGTGTGGAAAGAGCTTCAGTACGAGATTCAAACTGATCCGCCACCAGatgatccacactggggagaggccctatgaATGTGACATACGCAGGAAGAGGTTTCAGACCAGCTCCAATCTCGTCATGCATCAGCGGATTCACACAGAAGAGAGGCCCTTCCGCTGCCctgactgtgggaagggcttcaaatACAACTCCCGCCTTGTCTCCCACaggcgcatccacactggggagatgcCCTATGAGTGTGGGCAGTGTGGGAAGTGCTTCAGGACAAGCTCTGAACTGATTGTCCACCAAAGGATCCACACAGGGGAACAGCCCTATGAGTGTGATAAATGCAGCAAGAGGTTTCTGACCAGCTCCAGTCTCCTCCTGCACCAGCGCATTCACATAGAGGAgaggcccttctgctgccccgACTACGGGAAGGGCTTCAGGCACAACTCCAACCTCGTCAcccaccggcgcatccacactggggagaggccctatgaGTGTtctgagtgtgggaagagcttttcACAGAGCTCTCACCTGACCAAACACCAATGGAGGCACCActaa